In Paenibacillus sp. BIC5C1, a genomic segment contains:
- a CDS encoding cache domain-containing sensor histidine kinase, which yields MFFSLKSRLIAFIVVLFVLCFGTLSFLLFKESRTVIRSYIESSALEKMEEYGSYVDMVQMQIYDVASLVFNSDTAKNWDNAISDPNLPEGEKMLVNLAMSRFLTQATNSYTSISDVSIYRRNGLRIGNENQVTTDPLCLQESWYKNFFISGNHWLPAHTDQHENIMDHGNQVVSLLMPIGTFHHATAQNVMKINVSESYFLEPLNRIHLAESSTIFLLGEQGSPILSQQANQLGAEALAEIDQIRNNSLKSGVVYLKNDEGQRDILVYKKLGRTGWMLAGLAPEKELYSSLHKLQSTILVVTIVLILVSLFAAAWLSYGVTKPLTRLVLAMRQVQRGAFDQAESLLPPDKNVKSEVSYVISTFRYMISQLRQHIQNEFELKLLRQQAEYKALLMQINPHFMFNTLELVSSLAMQRRTDDTVQVIEDLGKMMRFSMNTSDDRVQLAEESAYIRHYISILQTRFGHKLDITLTQEGRLDSLVIIKFILQPLIENAVKYSFQHQTTAEVHIRISRRNNRLHFNISDNGPGIPAEIIQKLHDPIETSQLEPLLRSQSWHIGLGNVVARCRLHYGSLFAIQIENGERNGTSIELILPAQEEYDVQRIDRR from the coding sequence ATGTTTTTCTCATTAAAAAGCCGCCTGATTGCCTTTATCGTTGTGCTCTTCGTTCTCTGTTTTGGCACACTATCCTTCCTGCTCTTTAAGGAGTCACGTACCGTGATCCGCTCTTACATTGAATCCTCTGCTCTTGAGAAGATGGAGGAATACGGCTCCTATGTCGATATGGTTCAAATGCAGATCTATGATGTAGCCTCTCTCGTCTTCAATAGCGACACCGCCAAGAACTGGGATAACGCGATAAGTGACCCCAACCTTCCTGAAGGGGAAAAGATGCTTGTCAATCTGGCGATGAGCCGTTTTCTGACCCAGGCTACGAACAGTTACACCAGTATCTCCGATGTATCCATCTATCGACGAAACGGGCTGAGGATTGGCAATGAAAATCAAGTAACGACCGACCCTCTCTGCTTGCAAGAATCATGGTACAAAAATTTCTTTATCTCAGGGAATCACTGGCTGCCTGCACATACCGATCAACATGAAAACATAATGGATCACGGCAACCAGGTAGTTAGTCTGCTGATGCCCATTGGGACCTTTCACCATGCTACAGCCCAAAATGTGATGAAAATTAATGTCAGCGAATCATACTTTCTGGAACCGCTTAATCGAATTCATCTGGCCGAGAGCAGCACTATTTTTCTGCTGGGTGAACAAGGAAGCCCTATTCTTTCCCAACAGGCCAATCAGCTTGGTGCCGAAGCTTTAGCAGAAATCGATCAGATTCGGAACAACTCGCTTAAATCGGGTGTGGTATACCTGAAAAATGATGAAGGACAGCGTGACATTCTGGTATACAAAAAGCTGGGGCGTACGGGCTGGATGCTGGCTGGTCTGGCACCGGAAAAAGAGCTGTATTCTTCTCTTCACAAACTTCAGAGTACCATTCTGGTGGTCACCATTGTTCTCATTCTCGTCTCTTTGTTTGCCGCTGCCTGGCTCTCTTATGGCGTCACCAAACCTTTAACACGACTGGTACTGGCTATGAGACAGGTACAGCGCGGCGCATTCGATCAGGCAGAGTCCCTTCTGCCTCCGGACAAAAATGTAAAAAGCGAAGTCAGTTATGTCATCTCCACTTTCCGCTACATGATCAGCCAATTGCGACAGCACATCCAGAATGAATTCGAGCTGAAGCTGCTCCGCCAGCAAGCAGAGTATAAAGCACTGCTCATGCAGATTAACCCCCATTTTATGTTTAACACGCTGGAACTGGTGAGCAGTCTCGCCATGCAGCGCCGAACAGATGATACCGTTCAGGTCATTGAGGATCTGGGCAAAATGATGCGATTCTCCATGAATACAAGTGACGACAGGGTACAGCTTGCAGAGGAATCGGCTTATATCCGCCATTATATCTCCATTCTGCAAACCCGTTTCGGTCATAAGCTGGACATTACTCTGACACAGGAAGGCAGGCTGGATTCCCTGGTCATCATCAAATTTATTCTTCAGCCGCTGATTGAGAATGCCGTCAAATACAGCTTCCAGCATCAGACGACGGCAGAAGTACACATCCGGATCTCCAGACGGAATAACCGCCTGCATTTCAACATTTCAGACAATGGGCCGGGGATTCCAGCTGAGATCATCCAGAAACTCCATGATCCTATTGAAACTTCTCAGCTGGAGCCCCTATTGCGAAGCCAAAGCTGGCACATTGGACTCGGTAATGTGGTTGCACGCTGTCGCTTGCATTACGGAAGTCTGTTTGCCATTCAGATCGAGAACGGAGAACGTAACGGCACGTCTATTGAACTGATTCTACCCGCACAGGAGGAATATGATGTACAACGTATTGATCGCAGATGA
- a CDS encoding carbohydrate ABC transporter permease codes for MSLKRRLVQTGRHAAIILFGLLMLYPVLWLILSSFKPNHLIFTSSSLIPTSFTLDHFVNGWKGLQGVSFSRFFGNSTLISVLSVLGNVISCSLAAYAFSRLKFKFKGLWFSIMLVTIMLPYHVTLVPQYILYNELHWINTYFPLILPKWLAQDSFFILLMVQFIRGIPRELDESATIDGCGQSQIFFRIVVPLLVPALITTAIFTFIWSWDDFFSQMIYLSKIDLFTVQLGIRSLFDPSGQSDWGALLAMSTLSLLPVTIIFLVFQRYFLEGIATTGLK; via the coding sequence ATGTCATTAAAGCGACGTTTGGTTCAAACCGGGAGGCATGCCGCCATTATCCTCTTCGGTCTGTTGATGCTGTATCCGGTACTATGGTTAATTCTCAGTTCATTTAAACCGAATCATCTCATCTTCACGAGTAGCAGCCTGATTCCAACCAGCTTCACCCTCGATCATTTTGTGAATGGCTGGAAAGGATTGCAAGGTGTATCGTTTAGCCGTTTCTTCGGCAACTCGACGCTGATCTCAGTCCTGAGTGTGTTGGGAAATGTGATTTCCTGCTCCCTTGCAGCCTACGCCTTTTCCAGGTTGAAGTTCAAGTTCAAAGGCCTATGGTTCAGCATAATGCTGGTCACCATCATGCTTCCTTACCATGTAACCCTGGTACCTCAGTACATTCTGTATAACGAGCTGCATTGGATTAATACGTATTTCCCGCTCATTCTGCCCAAGTGGCTGGCACAGGATTCCTTCTTCATTCTGCTCATGGTTCAATTCATCCGTGGTATCCCACGGGAGCTGGACGAGAGCGCAACCATTGACGGTTGCGGGCAATCGCAGATTTTTTTCAGAATCGTGGTGCCTCTTCTCGTTCCTGCCCTGATCACAACAGCGATCTTCACCTTTATCTGGAGCTGGGATGACTTCTTTAGCCAGATGATCTACTTGAGCAAAATTGATTTGTTTACCGTACAGCTTGGGATTCGGTCGTTGTTCGATCCATCGGGACAATCGGATTGGGGCGCACTGCTCGCCATGTCCACTCTGTCTCTGCTGCCTGTGACCATTATCTTTCTTGTATTTCAGCGTTATTTTCTAGAGGGAATTGCAACGACCGGGCTGAAGTGA
- a CDS encoding MGH1-like glycoside hydrolase domain-containing protein: protein MTEALLNKLRQISIHDHVQPGKPEDQKLIQEWQASGVRFAASGGRLEATYYSALEKLLTCIVPLNGSEPILQEGGIYLGCWLESTGTINAELLSRLIPSVSETTYLAFARHQREDGLLPYKLTENGPSFRQIQLVTPLARSVWNHYQLHGKNRSFLKSMYKAMVQYDEWIATYRNTRGTGCVEAFSTFDTGHDLSPRFWHVPDTPYMNDAASYHPDSPVLPLLAPDLTANIYCQRMYLSRMAEELGESGSEWIAKAGASNESLFRYCYDEEDMFFYDRDRNDELVKVQSDVLLRVMACEVGDRELFDNMLRRYLLNTSKFFAKYPFTSMSMDDPRFDPFSSYNSWGGASNFLSLIRAPHAFEYHHRYVELTWVLQPILSSLSKAMRFAQALSPWTGEEGFTETYSPSILCLLDYVERLCGIMPIGSDQLWFTGLLPIDMDHGEEVAGHTAYSRTMNGLHFELVNTTERVTVYQDGKVLMEGPAGIRLITDRSGQLEGVIGMSVRTIKGELTYRGKSIPFRIKGNELQRYIEGSLKTERDIGIIYPSYR from the coding sequence ATGACAGAAGCCCTGCTGAACAAGCTGCGGCAGATCTCGATCCACGATCATGTGCAGCCAGGTAAACCGGAAGATCAAAAGTTAATACAGGAATGGCAGGCGTCGGGTGTTCGGTTCGCGGCATCCGGCGGACGACTGGAAGCGACTTATTATTCCGCATTGGAGAAGTTACTGACTTGCATTGTGCCCCTGAACGGCAGTGAACCCATTCTTCAGGAAGGTGGCATCTATCTGGGCTGCTGGCTGGAGAGTACAGGCACCATTAATGCGGAGCTGCTGTCACGTCTGATTCCTTCCGTATCGGAAACGACATATCTTGCTTTTGCCCGACACCAAAGAGAAGATGGATTGCTGCCTTATAAGCTAACGGAGAATGGCCCATCCTTTCGCCAGATTCAGCTCGTTACACCCTTGGCACGAAGCGTATGGAACCACTACCAGCTTCATGGAAAGAACCGTTCCTTCCTGAAGTCCATGTACAAGGCCATGGTACAATACGACGAATGGATTGCAACGTATCGCAATACCCGAGGGACCGGCTGTGTGGAGGCATTCAGCACCTTTGACACCGGGCATGATCTGTCCCCCCGGTTCTGGCATGTCCCGGATACACCATATATGAATGATGCAGCGTCCTACCATCCGGACTCTCCAGTCCTGCCCTTGTTGGCACCAGACTTAACCGCCAATATATATTGCCAGCGCATGTATTTATCCCGAATGGCTGAGGAACTTGGGGAGTCAGGTAGTGAGTGGATAGCGAAAGCTGGAGCCAGTAACGAAAGTCTCTTCCGCTACTGTTATGACGAAGAGGATATGTTCTTCTACGACCGGGATCGCAATGACGAATTGGTCAAAGTACAGTCCGATGTGCTGCTGCGCGTGATGGCCTGCGAGGTGGGCGACCGTGAATTGTTTGATAACATGCTGCGCCGGTATTTGCTGAACACAAGCAAGTTTTTTGCCAAATACCCGTTCACCTCCATGTCGATGGATGATCCACGATTCGATCCGTTCTCCTCTTATAACAGCTGGGGTGGAGCATCCAACTTCCTGAGTCTGATCCGTGCACCGCATGCTTTTGAATATCACCATCGCTATGTGGAATTGACCTGGGTGCTGCAACCCATCTTGTCGTCCCTCTCCAAAGCAATGCGCTTTGCGCAGGCTTTAAGCCCATGGACCGGGGAGGAGGGTTTTACTGAAACCTATTCCCCCTCCATTCTTTGCCTGCTTGATTATGTGGAACGGTTATGCGGCATTATGCCGATTGGATCGGACCAACTGTGGTTTACTGGCCTTCTCCCCATCGACATGGATCATGGCGAAGAAGTTGCTGGTCATACGGCGTACAGCCGCACGATGAATGGCCTGCATTTTGAATTGGTGAACACGACAGAACGGGTAACGGTATATCAGGATGGTAAGGTTCTTATGGAAGGACCAGCAGGAATTCGATTAATTACGGATCGGAGTGGACAGTTGGAAGGTGTCATCGGAATGAGCGTGCGCACAATTAAGGGTGAACTGACCTATCGAGGAAAATCCATTCCGTTTCGAATCAAAGGAAATGAACTCCAGCGGTATATAGAGGGAAGCTTGAAAACAGAACGGGATATCGGCATCATCTATCCTTCCTATCGCTAG
- a CDS encoding response regulator: MMYNVLIADDEIEVREGLKLKVNWQDMGFVISGEAANGIEAEELLKAEHFDLLITDMNMPVMDGVQLLDICRSLNPSIQIMIITGYEDFHYARAGVRSQAMDYLLKPVTRDELKTTLNKIKEELDKKKKLHGDSEMMQWRLSQYYKEMKQRFLLDLVRGQRLPPSSLPERMRLFHLESWQDHSVCFITAGMRDSVIQTISVGHVSETLHLPFELLCHEMAQSYPDNVQVFHDGAHPGIMHFITLEGIQHEFAQQITAQTRSILKIDVQVGLGLSVSGLERWKEGYIHSLLAWNSAGRKGAQDRVPVVDHIPLLPEETNRMLHRCLIRGELDSFRSVIRKELADSFQISTSHMIRSLFQISLLFEQESSWISPEWVLWLKTPGQAELLLIHWAEDFVKQQQPSEVGEDTVIESAKRYIEENYMLELTLTSLAEQYNYNPTYFSEIFKEAAGISFIQYVTEVRMKHAIRLLKETQLTVWDVTELTGFRSPSYFSSKFKKMFNLSPSDYRLLHSEKIDNHDPKK; this comes from the coding sequence ATGATGTACAACGTATTGATCGCAGATGACGAGATCGAGGTTCGCGAAGGACTAAAATTAAAAGTGAACTGGCAAGACATGGGCTTCGTCATTTCAGGTGAAGCGGCAAACGGCATCGAAGCGGAAGAGCTTCTGAAAGCTGAACATTTTGACTTGTTAATTACAGACATGAACATGCCTGTCATGGATGGCGTGCAATTGCTGGACATTTGCCGAAGCCTCAATCCTTCCATTCAGATTATGATCATCACTGGATATGAAGATTTCCACTATGCCAGAGCAGGTGTGCGCAGCCAGGCCATGGACTATTTACTGAAGCCTGTAACCCGGGACGAACTGAAAACCACTTTAAATAAAATCAAAGAGGAGTTGGATAAAAAGAAAAAGCTGCACGGTGATTCCGAAATGATGCAATGGCGTCTCTCCCAGTATTACAAGGAAATGAAGCAACGTTTCCTGCTTGATCTGGTTAGGGGACAACGCCTCCCACCTTCTTCACTGCCAGAGCGAATGCGGCTGTTTCATCTGGAATCCTGGCAGGATCACAGCGTCTGTTTCATCACGGCTGGTATGCGAGACTCCGTTATACAGACTATTTCAGTGGGACATGTTTCCGAAACGCTCCATCTTCCCTTTGAGCTGCTTTGTCACGAAATGGCCCAGTCTTATCCAGATAACGTGCAAGTGTTCCATGACGGAGCCCACCCTGGAATTATGCATTTCATAACTTTGGAAGGTATTCAGCACGAATTTGCTCAGCAGATCACAGCACAGACCCGCTCTATCTTAAAGATAGATGTACAAGTTGGATTGGGGTTGTCCGTATCTGGGCTTGAGCGCTGGAAAGAAGGTTATATTCACTCCCTATTGGCATGGAACTCTGCTGGACGCAAAGGTGCACAGGACCGTGTGCCCGTTGTAGATCATATTCCATTACTGCCAGAGGAAACCAACCGCATGCTGCATCGTTGCCTCATTCGTGGAGAGTTGGATTCCTTCCGCAGCGTGATTCGAAAGGAGCTTGCTGACTCATTTCAAATATCCACTTCCCATATGATTCGAAGCCTTTTTCAAATTTCATTATTGTTCGAACAGGAATCCTCGTGGATTTCCCCGGAATGGGTGCTCTGGCTAAAGACTCCAGGCCAGGCAGAACTGCTGCTGATACATTGGGCGGAAGATTTCGTGAAGCAACAGCAGCCATCCGAGGTTGGAGAAGATACGGTCATTGAATCAGCCAAACGATATATCGAGGAAAATTACATGCTGGAACTGACATTAACTTCGTTAGCTGAGCAATATAACTACAACCCTACCTATTTTTCAGAGATATTCAAAGAAGCTGCCGGCATCTCTTTTATTCAATATGTAACCGAGGTTCGCATGAAACATGCCATACGTTTACTGAAGGAAACCCAATTAACCGTCTGGGATGTAACCGAGCTGACAGGCTTCCGTTCTCCAAGCTATTTCAGTTCCAAATTCAAAAAAATGTTCAATCTGAGTCCTTCGGATTATCGTTTGCTGCATTCCGAAAAAATTGATAATCATGATCCGAAGAAATGA
- a CDS encoding carbohydrate ABC transporter permease gives MRKLSKPLYGQQNMTAYLFLLPWLIGLFCLTLGPMVASLYLSLTKFNLLSSPTWTGLSNYVQIFTEDDTFRRSLGLTFYYVFLSVPLRLAFALLIAMALNKGIRGLGLYRTVYYIPSLLGGSVAIAIVWRQIFEGSGLVNQFLSWFGITGPAWIAHPDYVVYTIVTLSVWQFGSAMVIFLAGLKQIPADLYEASDVDGAGKVRQFFGITLPMLSPVIFFNLIMSMINSFQAFTPAYVIGDGRGGPLDATMFYTLYLYLKGFSFFDMGYASALAWIMLVIIGVFTAIVFLTSKFWVFYGDNQEGR, from the coding sequence ATGAGAAAGCTGTCCAAGCCGTTATACGGCCAGCAGAATATGACAGCCTATTTGTTTCTGCTGCCCTGGCTCATCGGACTTTTCTGTCTGACACTCGGACCGATGGTTGCATCGCTCTACCTGTCCTTGACGAAATTCAATTTGTTATCATCACCAACGTGGACGGGGCTCAGCAACTATGTCCAGATTTTTACCGAAGACGATACCTTTCGCAGATCTTTGGGACTAACGTTTTATTATGTATTTCTATCCGTTCCGTTAAGGCTTGCCTTCGCCCTACTTATAGCGATGGCGCTGAACAAAGGGATTCGGGGCCTTGGCTTATACCGGACCGTGTATTACATCCCTTCCCTATTGGGAGGCAGCGTCGCTATTGCGATCGTCTGGCGTCAGATTTTCGAGGGAAGTGGTTTGGTCAACCAGTTTCTGAGCTGGTTCGGAATCACCGGACCCGCCTGGATTGCCCATCCCGATTATGTGGTCTACACGATCGTCACGCTCTCTGTATGGCAATTTGGTTCGGCCATGGTTATCTTCCTGGCTGGCCTAAAGCAAATTCCAGCCGATTTATATGAAGCTTCGGACGTCGACGGTGCCGGAAAGGTGCGCCAATTCTTCGGCATCACACTCCCGATGCTCTCTCCTGTTATTTTTTTCAACCTGATCATGAGCATGATCAATTCGTTTCAAGCCTTTACACCCGCTTATGTGATCGGGGATGGACGCGGAGGTCCGCTCGACGCCACAATGTTCTATACCTTGTACCTGTACCTGAAAGGCTTCTCGTTCTTTGATATGGGTTATGCTTCCGCTCTGGCGTGGATCATGCTGGTCATTATCGGGGTATTCACCGCAATCGTCTTTCTCACCTCGAAATTCTGGGTGTTCTACGGCGACAATCAGGAAGGGAGATAG
- a CDS encoding ABC transporter substrate-binding protein encodes MFKRLMITVIASLLLLVTACSGTDHTGADEQTGTKTAESGQVELRMMWWGDQKRADITNEALKVFQEKHPNIKIVGEFAPSSGYFDKLNTQLASGTAPDIFFLGGNVVDYAKKDVLLDLDPYVGSELNLDGMDATMVEYGRLDGKLQHISAGANARGIVVNQALFDQAGIPLPASDWTWEDYAAISKELSDKLGKGYYGTYNFTVDGMDIFLKQRGKQLYDMKNGTLGFAKEDILEWFTYWEQASNSGGVVTPELQVSNPPDDTSKSLLITGKAAMSLLPSNQLAAFQSLTEDKFILLPVPRGPKGTGVVFESSQGLSGYANTKHAKEVAILMDFWINDPDAAQILGNDRGVPVTEANRNLLQQEAGPVEEIVYNYTSFVSEATKTEPFDVSYNPPGFAEFSKLAQTTNQEIGFGRKSVEQAVTDFYNGTVRIFESNQ; translated from the coding sequence ATGTTCAAACGATTAATGATTACTGTGATAGCTTCACTCCTGTTATTGGTAACTGCCTGCTCTGGAACGGATCATACCGGCGCTGATGAGCAGACAGGAACGAAGACCGCTGAAAGCGGGCAAGTCGAACTGCGCATGATGTGGTGGGGCGACCAAAAACGGGCAGATATTACGAATGAAGCCCTGAAGGTTTTTCAGGAGAAACATCCGAATATTAAAATTGTAGGTGAGTTTGCGCCTTCCTCCGGATATTTCGACAAGTTGAATACACAGTTGGCATCAGGCACAGCACCGGATATTTTCTTCCTTGGAGGTAATGTGGTTGACTATGCCAAGAAGGATGTGCTTTTGGACCTGGACCCTTATGTCGGTAGTGAACTGAATCTGGATGGCATGGATGCCACTATGGTTGAGTATGGGCGTCTTGATGGAAAGCTGCAGCATATTTCCGCGGGTGCGAATGCACGGGGCATTGTCGTTAATCAGGCGCTGTTCGATCAAGCGGGAATCCCTCTGCCAGCTTCGGATTGGACTTGGGAAGATTATGCTGCAATCAGCAAAGAACTGTCCGACAAGCTCGGCAAGGGCTATTATGGAACCTATAATTTCACGGTTGACGGTATGGACATATTTTTGAAACAACGTGGCAAACAGCTATATGATATGAAGAACGGCACGCTCGGATTTGCAAAAGAAGACATTTTGGAATGGTTCACTTACTGGGAGCAGGCTTCCAATTCCGGAGGTGTGGTCACGCCTGAATTGCAGGTTTCCAATCCACCGGATGATACGAGTAAATCCTTGCTTATTACGGGCAAGGCCGCTATGAGCCTGCTTCCTTCGAATCAACTGGCTGCTTTCCAGAGCCTCACGGAAGATAAGTTCATTCTTTTGCCTGTACCCAGGGGGCCAAAGGGAACTGGGGTTGTATTTGAATCCAGTCAGGGGTTATCCGGTTATGCGAATACCAAACATGCAAAAGAAGTCGCGATCCTGATGGATTTCTGGATTAATGATCCGGACGCAGCCCAAATTCTCGGCAACGACCGCGGTGTGCCCGTTACGGAAGCCAACCGCAATCTGCTTCAGCAAGAAGCGGGACCTGTTGAAGAGATCGTATATAATTACACCAGCTTTGTATCTGAAGCTACGAAAACGGAGCCTTTTGACGTGAGCTATAATCCTCCGGGATTCGCTGAATTCTCCAAGCTGGCCCAGACAACCAACCAGGAAATCGGCTTTGGCCGAAAAAGTGTGGAGCAAGCTGTGACGGACTTCTATAATGGCACCGTGCGAATCTTTGAATCCAACCAATAA